A stretch of the Nicotiana tabacum cultivar K326 chromosome 6, ASM71507v2, whole genome shotgun sequence genome encodes the following:
- the LOC107779851 gene encoding uncharacterized protein LOC107779851, whose product MSKTLLSRIKPLHNPKPKTSSPTNFPLTRRINELVNEVCQILQTQDQWEHTVETRLSEEEVVPSDIAHHVFDKLKDAHVGLKFFDWVSQRPYGCPLDRFAYSSLLKLLAKFRVFPEIETLLPNLTTFEDKLPTLEALDAVIKAYSDSNLVDKAVELYYFVLKTYDLVPHVVTVNSLLHGLVKDGKIKAARQLYDELVERSGGCVENKFLDNFSTCIIVTGLSKEGKVEEGRKLIEDRWGKGCVPNVVFYNTLIDGYCKKGDIRSAYRLFNELKLKSFLPTVETYGALINGFCKDRNFEKVDMLVREMVARGVIISVQVYNSIIHARCRHGFTEEAMDTLRKMIEAGSKPDIVTYNTLISYSCKDEKIQEAEKLLEQVKNIGLVPTKFTYTPMIHAYCKFGDFERALSLLAEMTEYGDKPDVSTYGALVHGLVVSGEVDVALVIRDKMIERGVLPDAGIYNVLMSGLCKKMKLPVARQLLDEMLGHGILPDAYVYATLVDGCVRNGEFHEAKKLFEKTIEMGMDPDLVGYNAMIKGYCKFGLMKDAVACFSRMQKSKIAPDAFSYSTVIDGYVKQHDLRLALTMLAHMVKRICMPNVVTYSSLIYGFCQNGDLVGAEDLFNRMQSNGMMPNVITYSILIGSFCKVGKLAKAAFIFEQMLMHKCYPTDVTFNYLVNGFSHCTPTIFSEEKNDPRDEKNSMFMGTFKRMISDEWHPRNAAYNSIIICLCLQKMLKTALQLRDKMISKGYTTDPITFAALLNGICLDGKSKEWKNIISCSLSATELSVALKYSLIFDQYLSRGFNSEASVILHSLVKDHIS is encoded by the coding sequence ATGTCTAAAACCCTCCTCTCCCGCATTAAACCCCTTCACAACCCAAAACCCAAAACTTCTTCTCCGACCAATTTCCCCTTAACACGCCGCATTAACGAACTCGTTAACGAGGTCTGCCAAATCCTCCAAACTCAAGACCAGTGGGAACACACTGTCGAAACCCGCCTTTCCGAGGAAGAAGTTGTCCCTTCCGACATTGCACACCATGTGTTCGACAAACTTAAGGATGCTCATGTGGGTCTCAAGTTCTTTGATTGGGTCTCTCAAAGACCCTACGGTTGTCCCCTTGATCGTTTTGCTTATTCTTCTCTTTTGAAACTCTTGGCTAAGTTTAGAGTCTTTCCCGaaattgaaactttattacccaaCTTGACTACTTTTGAAGATAAGTTGCCCACACTCGAGGCGTTGGATGCTGTAATTAAAGCTTACTCTGATTCTAATTTGGTTGATAAAGCTGTTGAATTGTATTACTTTGTATTGAAAACTTATGATTTGGTTCCACATGTAGTTACTGTTAATTCTTTACTTCATGGTCTTGTAAAAGATGGTAAGATTAAAGCTGCTAGGCAACTGTATGATGAACTCGTTGAGAGAAGTGGTGGTTGTGTTGAGAATAaatttttggataattttagCACTTGTATTATTGTCACAGGGTTGAGTAAAGAGGGGAAGGTTGAAGAAGGGAGGAAATTGATTGAGGATAGGTGGGGTAAAGGTTGTGTACCAAATGTTGTTTTTTATAACACATTAATTGATGGCTATTGCAAGAAGGGTGATATTAGAAGTGCGTATAGGCTTTTCAATGAGTTAAAATTGAAGAGCTTTTTACCCACAGTGGAGACTTATGGGGCATTGATAAATGGATTTTGTAAAGATAGGAACTTTGAGAAAGTTGATATGCTTGTACGGGAGATGGTTGCAAGGGGTGTCATTATTAGTGTCCAAGTGTATAACTCTATTATTCATGCTAGGTGTAGGCATGGTTTTACTGAGGAGGCAATGGACACCTTAAGAAAAATGATTGAAGCTGGCAGCAAGCCAGATATAGTGACATACAACACATTGATCTCTTATTCATGCAAGGATGAGAAAATTCAGGAAGCTGAAAAGCTTCTAGAGCAGGTTAAGAATATTGGGTTGGTGCCAACCAAATTTACTTATACTCCTATGATACATGCCTACTGCAAATTTGGTGATTTTGAAAGGGCATTAAGTTTGCTTGCGGAGATGACGGAGTATGGCGATAAACCTGATGTATCAACCTATGGAGCTCTTGTCCATGGATTAGTGGTATCTGGTGAAGTTGATGTTGCATTAGTCATTCGAGACAAGATGATAGAAAGGGGAGTATTACCTGATGCTGGCATTTATAATGTTTTGATGAGTGGGCTCTGCAAAAAAATGAAGCTTCCTGTTGCCAGGCAGCTCCTTGATGAGATGCTTGGCCATGGTATATTACCTGATGCTTATGTGTATGCCACTTTGGTAGATGGATGTGTAAGAAATGGGGAATTTCATGAAGCAAAGAAGCTATTTGAGAAGACAATTGAAATGGGTATGGATCCTGACCTTGTAGGGTACAATGCCATGATCAAGGGATACTGTAAGTTTGGACTGATGAAAGATGCAGTTGCTTGCTTCAGTAGAATGCAAAAGTCAAAAATAGCTCCTGATGCATTTAGTTATTCAACAGTAATTGATGGGTATGTAAAGCAGCATGACTTACGCCTAGCATTAACTATGCTCGCTCACATGGTAAAGCGCATCTGTATGCCAAATGTGGTCACGTACAGCTCTCTGATTTATGGCTTTTGCCAGAATGGAGATCTTGTGGGAGCTGAAGATTTATTCAACAGAATGCAATCAAATGGTATGATGCCTAATGTGATAACATATAGTATACTAATTGGCAGCTTTTGTAAAGTGGGAAAACTTGCAAAAGCAGCTTTTATTTTTGAACAAATGCTCATGCACAAGTGCTATCCAACTGATGTAACGTTCAATTATTTGGTTAATGGGTTTTCCCATTGCACGCCTACTATTTTCTCGGAGGAGAAAAATGATCCTCGCGATGAGAAGAACTCTATGTTTATGGGTACTTTTAAAAGAATGATATCAGATGAATGGCACCCGAGAAATGCTGCATACAATTCCATTATCATCTGCCTCTGTTTACAGAAAATGCTCAAAACTGCATTGCAACTACGTGACAAGATGATTAGTAAAGGTTACACAACAGATCCAATTACTTTCGCCGCCTTGTTAAATGGAATTTGCTTAGATGGAAAATCCAAGgaatggaaaaatattatttcctGCAGCTTAAGTGCGACAGAGCTGAGTGTCGCGTTAAAGTATTCTTTGATATTTGACCAGTACCTTAGTCGTGGATTCAACTCTGAGGCTTCAGTGATTTTGCATAGCTTGGTTAAAGACCATATCTCATAA